From the Lathyrus oleraceus cultivar Zhongwan6 chromosome 4, CAAS_Psat_ZW6_1.0, whole genome shotgun sequence genome, one window contains:
- the LOC127136443 gene encoding secreted RxLR effector protein 161-like, translated as MASRFIQKSNVSHLAATKKILRHLKGTVDYDILFPTANEGKKCKLLGYTDSSWYTDAEDRKSIIGYVFMLGGKSVAWSSRKEPVVALSSCEAEYIIVSLCACQATWMVNLVEEITWKNH; from the coding sequence ATGGCGAGTAGATTCATACAGAAGTCAAatgtatcacatctagcagcgacgaAGAAGATACTAAGGCATCTGAAAGGAACTGTCGACTATGACATTTTGTTTCCAACAGCTAATGAAGGAAAAAAATGCAAGCTATTGGGttacaccgactcaagttggtaTACTGATGCTGAAGATAGAAAATCCATAattggctatgtgtttatgctaggtggtaAATCAGTTGCTTGGAGTTCAAGAAAAGAACCAGTAGTGGCATTGTCGTCGTGTGAAGCAGAGTACATAATTGTTTCCCTctgtgcatgtcaagcaacgtggatggtgaatttggtcgaagagattaCATGGAAGAATCATtga
- the LOC127136444 gene encoding uncharacterized protein LOC127136444 produces MNNLEGALHKEHLFWKERAKVKWHLEGDRNTKYFHKIYKIKSATNNIYALIIDENLVFDQETLSSHVVDNFKNLFSFPVGTNIDLDLIKDIIPNLISHEDNQLLINIHTDIEIKEAVFNLNKDGAHEPDANFKFKIISKVIANILSPIISIIISKEQKGFVQGRCIKECIRLTSEVVNLMHKKSYGGNLVMKVDIEKAFNSINWLFLTQVLKQFGFNDILNNWIWTILHSSKILISFNENLHGFYECGR; encoded by the exons ATGAATAACCTTGAGGGTGCTTTGCATAAGGAGCACTTATTTTGGAAAGAAAGGGCTAAAGTTAAATGGCATTTGGAGGGCGACAGAAACACAAAATACTTTCACAAGATTTATAAGATAAAGAGTGCTACTAATAATATATATGCTCTTATCATTGATGAAAATCTTGTTTTTGATCAAGAGACCCTTAGTTCTCATGTGGTTGATAATTTCAAGAATCTATTCTCTTTTCCCGTGGGAACAAATATAGATTTAGACCTCATCAAGGATATCATTCCTAATCTCATTAGCCATGAAGATAATCAATTGCTCATAAATATCCACACTGACATTGAAATCAAAGAAGCGGTTTTCAACTTGAACAAAGATGGAGCTCACGAGCCTGATG CTAACTTTAAGTTTAAAATCATCTCTAAGGTTATTGCAAATATACTTTCTCCCATTATATCAATAATCATTTCCAAGGAGCAAAAAGGTTTTGTTCAAGGGAGATGCATCAAAGAGTGTATTAGGCTTACTTCTGAAGTTGTTAACTTGATGCACAAGAAATCATATGGTGGTAATCTGGTTATGAAAGTGGACATTGAAAAGGCTTTTAATTCTATTAACTGGTTGTTCTTGACGCAAGTTCTTAAGCAATTTGGTTTCAACGATATTTTAAATAACTGGATTTGGACCATCCTCCATTCTTCTAAGATTTTGATTTCTTTCAATGAAAATCTGCATGGGTTTTATGAGTGTGGCAGATAA